Proteins encoded within one genomic window of Rhododendron vialii isolate Sample 1 chromosome 1a, ASM3025357v1:
- the LOC131298553 gene encoding G-type lectin S-receptor-like serine/threonine-protein kinase RKS1, whose translation MLLTIISFLLFLPSLTSSSEAQTWIKASYWYSVSQFPVSDIDSTLFTHLTFGFAYINNSTYELLITPTDEPYMLTFTDIVRQKNPSIVTLLSIWTGHPNFSTFYSMATQPSHRTSFIESSIQRARLYGFRGLDLCCVQPDTSTTKMEAMGILFDEWRTAINRESKNSTRSPLILTLAGYYWPSKNSTSYPMESIRRNFDWVLIVSFFYHLPTMENFTGAHSALYDPSSNVSTDYKIKEWISKGLPAEKMVLGLAYQGYAWTLLDPSANEIGSPATGPAVTLDGSMSYKFIKSTMRCDGEKVVYNSTYVTNYCINDSVWIGYDDVEAIRTKVRYAREKRLLGYKVWQVANDDNWVLSKAAAQEDENDPRNKGHLLLVILLPTAATVTLVLVFATWCLRKRAHRNKGWMDGEKESQSLFRTTVASPGNANAPNLLVFSLTDLVEATNNFSFENKLGEGGYGPVYKGILRNGQEIAVKRLSRTSTQGFEEFKNEVMLTAKLQHVNLVRVLGFCTEKEEQMLIYEYMPNKSLDHFVYDPMRGSLLDWGKRVQIIEGVTQGLLYLQEYSRLTIIHRDLKASNILLDNEMKPKIADFGMARIFQKDEFEGNTDRIVGTYGYVPPEYVKRGIYSTKSDVYSFGVLLLQIISGKRNNCSHGVHEDLNLLDYAYDLWKCGKGMEFMDPSLDDTNSSCKLVRCMQIALLCVQENPADRPSMLELSSTLKNETAVMNTPKRPAFSTRRDEDEDEVQVQVQEIWSVGDVSFSEIVAR comes from the exons ATGTTGTTAACCATCatttctttcctcctctttcttccttcATTAACAAGTTCTTCAGAGGCCCAGACCTGGATCAAAGCAAGTTACTGGTATTCCGTTAGCCAATTCCCGGTTTCCGATATAGACTCAACTCTGTTCACTCACTTGACATTTGGTTTTGCGTATATCAACAATTCAACTTATGAGCTCTTGATCACACCCACTGATGAACCATATATGCTCACCTTCACAGACATCGTTCGGCAGAAAAACCCATCAATTGTAACACTTCTGTCCATCTGGACAGGACATCCAAATTTCTCAACCTTCTATTCAATGGCTACCCAACCCTCTCACAGAACTTCTTTCATTGAATCATCAATACAGAGAGCCAGGCTTTATGGGTTTCGCGGCCTGGATCTTTGTTGCGTCCAACCGGACACAAGTACCACCAAGATGGAAGCTATGGGAATTCTCTTTGACGAATGGAGAACTGCGATAAATAGGGAATCGAAGAATTCCACCCGATCACCACTCATTTTGACACTGGCCGGTTATTATTGGCCTTCAAAAAACAGCACAAGCTATCCGATGGAGTCAATTCGAAGGAACTTCGATTGGGTACTCATCGTATCATTCTTCTATCACTTACCCACCATGGAAAACTTCACAGGCGCTCATTCTGCTTTGTATGACCCATCAAGCAATGTAAGTACGGATTATAAAATTAAGGAATGGATAAGCAAAGGATTACCTGCTGAAAAGATGGTTTTGGGTTTAGCATACCAAGGGTACGCGTGGACACTTCTGGACCCCTCGGCCAATGAGATCGGATCGCCTGCAACAGGTCCTGCCGTTACGCTTGATGGTTCGATGTCCTACAAGTTCATCAAGTCAACTATGCGATGTGATGGAGAAAAAGTAGTGTATAACTCCACTTATGTCACAAATTACTGCATTAATGATTCAGTTTGGATCGGTTATGATGATGTGGAGGCTATCAGAACTAAGGTTCGGTACGCGAGGGAGAAACGGCTTTTGGGTTACAAAGTGTGGCAGGTCGCCAATGATGACAATTGGGTGCTTTCTAAGGCGGCAG CACAAGAAGATGAGAATGATCCAAGAAATAAGGGACACCTATTGCTAGTAATCTTGCTTCCAACTGCGGCCACAGTTACCCTTGTACTAGTTTTTGCGACGTGGTGTCTGCGTAAGAGAGCACACAGAAACAAAG GATGGATGGACGGTGAAAAAGAATCGCAATCTTTATTTAGAACTACTGTGGCATCTCCTGGAAATGCAAATGCTCCTAATTTGCTAGTATTTAGTCTCACTGACCTTGTAGAAGCtaccaataatttttcatttgaaaataagCTCGGAGAGGGTGGATACGGACCTGTTTACAAG GGTATATTACGTAATGGACAAGAAATAGCAGTAAAAAGACTCTCAAGGACTTCTACACAAGGATTTGAAGAGTTCAAGAATGAGGTCATGCTTACTGCTAAACTGCAGCATGTAAATCTTGTAAGAGTTCTAGGATTTTGCactgaaaaagaagaacaaatgtTGATCTACGAATACATGCCGAACAAAAGCCTGGATCATTTTGTCTATG ATCCAATGAGGGGATCACTTTTAGATTGGGGAAAACGAGTTCAAATCATTGAAGGGGTTACTCAGGGGCTCTTGTACCTCCAAGAGTACTCAAGATTGACAATAATTCATAGGGATTTGAAAGCGAGCAACATTTTATTAGACAACGAGATGAAGCCCAAGATCGCAGACTTTGGTATGGCTAGAATTTTTCAGAAAGATGAATTCGAAGGTAACACTGACCGGATTGTTGGAACATA TGGTTATGTACCTCCTGAATATGTAAAACGTGGCATATACTCCACTAAATCAGACGTTTATAGCTTTGGAGTTCTTCTTTTACAAATCATTAGCGGAAAGCGGAATAATTGTTCTCATGGCGTTCATGAGGACTTAAACCTCCTAGACTAT GCATATGATTTGTGGAAGTGTGGGAAGGGCATGGAGTTCATGGATCCATCGCTCGATGATACAAATTCATCCTGTAAATTAGTGAGATGCATGCAAATAGCTTTGCTATGTGTCCAAGAAAATCCAGCTGATAGACCCTCCATGTTGGAGCTCTCGTCGACGCTAAAAAATGAAACTGCCGTCATGAACACCCCCAAAAGACCTGCTTTTTCTACGAGaagagatgaagatgaagatgaagttcaagttcaagttcaagAAATTTGGTCAGTTGGTGATGTATCCTTTTCCGAAATAGTAGCACGATGA